Within Kineothrix sp. MB12-C1, the genomic segment TCGGTTTTTTTGAAAGCGAAGGAGAAACCATTTATTTCGCTGTTCGCCTCGATGATCCGGAAAATACAACAGTCACAAGCACTGCAGCTAAGGAGATTGCTATGGATGTTATATTTAATGAGCAAATAACTCTAAATTTCTGAGTATTTATATCTTGGACAGTTTATTAAAAGGATGACTGAAAATGATCTCTAAGAAAAATATAGAATCTTATCAAGGAATATCTTTAAGCCGTGGAGATGACTTTTTGTATATACCGCCCAATGTTTTATTACAGCCTTATATTTCATGCTATACAATTACATTCCCAACAAATATGCCGGATAAATATACAATATTACCCTCGGCAAGTTCTACAATGGTAATATCTGTAAGCGATCAAACAATTATCAGCACATTACGAGGTGTAAATACAAAGATTTGTAATGTTGGAGAACATGCAAATAAAATGAAGTTCTTATTGCTGATTGAATTTCATTCCGGTTGTTTGTTCCCACTTATACGAGCAGACCAATCTGAATTTGTGGATTTATCATTTGAACTAAGTGCCATCGATAGACCGCTTATGGAGGCAATTGAAAACGAGTTGCTTAAATCTGAAAGCATCGAAGCCTTAGTCGTGTCACTTGATAAAATATTTCTTGACCGTCTGACAGATTGTTGTGAAAGGAAGACAGTCACCGCAATAAAAAAGAAAATATTAACTCATAATGGAAATATAGGCGTTCGAGAACTATCCACGGAGTTCTTTTACAGCGAAAAACATATACGGCGTTTATTTTTGCAGCATATCGGAACAAGTCCTAAAACATTTGCACGTATTGTTCGTGTAAATTACGCCTTGCAATTACTACAAAATACAAATATGCGATTTGCGGAGATAGCGGCACACACAGGTTTTTTTGACCAGTCACATTTTATTCATGATTTCACATTGATATGCGGTTTGACTCCGCAGCAGTACATGCAAGGTATGTCCGTTTTTTACAATGATAATTATAAATTTTAAGGTATAATGGAAGAAATAAAGGTAGAAAGGACTTAAAACATATGATTATGCCCTATTTACGGTTTAACGGCAATTGCGAAGAGGCCTTCAATTTCTATGCGAATGCATTTGGAGGGAGAATCACTGCCTTATCACGCCTGAATGATGACCCCGATAATCCGGTGATGCACGCCATGGTTACACTGACAGAATCAGGTGGTGGTATCAGTGGCGGCGATACGGATGAGGCTGTTCTGATTTCAGGGATGTCCATCCTTGTTCTCTTTCCATCGCGTGAAAAAATTGAAGAAATAATCCCCAAGCTTGCCGAAGGAGGTACGCTAGTTCACGGATTTATGCCTCACCCGCCCCCGGACGATAACGGCGGGGGAGCGGAGGTACTTGACAAGTATGGATATACATGGTTTTTGTGTTCGTAAAGTCATCAATATACTGTTCGGAATTAGTAAAAGATATATCTCTCCATAAGAAAAAAGTGGACTCCCATAAGTTAGATTTTAGGTCTGACTTATGGGAGTCATGTTATTACCGAGAGAAGATGTATCTTTTTTTGTGGAAATAAATATGATATTATGGATATAACAACGCCTGCAGTGTGTGGGAAATTGAACGGAGAGGCACTGATTTATAAGAAAAACTTAAAGTAAAATGGAGGACATATGGCAAAAAACTAATTTTGCATGATCTTTCGCCCAAAATGGCGGAGGAATTATATCCATACGATAAGGATACAACAGTATTTTGTTCACAGCCCGCAGTACGGCACTGTGTGGGCTGCTTCGGATGTTGGATCAAGACGCCCGGGCAATGTGTAATAAATGACCGCGCGAGGGAGTTTTGCCATGCGATTCCGCGGCATGATGAACTTATTATCATCAGTAAGCTGACGTTTGGCGGTTTGTCGGCAGATATAAAAGCGGTTCTGGATCGCAGCATTGGCTATATGCTCCCCTTTTTTCGCATTGTAGAGGGTGAAATGCACCATGTACAGCGATTTCCATCGTCTCCGTCATTTACTTATCATTTCTATCAAGCCGCGGGCAAGACGGAACAGAAGCAAACGGCGCAAAAACTGGCGGCAGCGAATGCATTAAACTTTGGTGCGCCCGAGGTAAGAGTACATTTTCATGACGATAATCTACCCGGCAAAGAGGTATTTATATGAATATAACGCTGATAAATGCAAGTCCCAAACGTGGAGATAGTACGAGCAAGACCGTTTTACAGGCGCTGGAAAAGCGTATGGCTGATGCTACGATTAGATGGCATGATAGTGCATCCGGGGATGCATCCGCATTACTCGATGCTGTGCGAGGGTGTGATGCCCTCATATTTGCCTTTCCCTTGTATGTAGATGGCATTCCGGCAAACCTATTGCGTCAGTTGGAGCAAATTTGTCCATCGATCGTACAGGCAGCCCCTCAGACGAAGGTATATGCGCTTGTGAACAACGGATTTTATGATGGCTGCCAAAACGCCCTGGCTATGGAGATGATGCAGCATTTTACCAAGGAAGCCGGTCTGACTTGGGGACAGGGGATCGGTATTGGCGCGGGAGGTATGATGCACAGTGTGCCAATCGGGACAGGACCGTTGACGCGGCTGGGGGAGACACTGAATGCACTGGCAGATACCATTTTACAAGGGCGCTCAGCGGAGAACATTACCTTTGATCCCAACTTCTCACGCTTCTTATATCTTCTGGCCGCTCATATGGGCTGGCGGGATCAAGCTAAGAAAAACGGGTTAAAGAGAAGAGCGTTGTATAAACGGCATTGACCAAACATCGATTGTAGTAGCAAAATTGTAAAATAATGTGATACGATAGGTGCAATGGCACTTGTGTTTACCGATAAATATTAGTATAGGAGGTATTTATGTTATGAATGATGAACTGAAAATCAAAATGTATTCCTTTACAATGGATTGTAAAGATCCGTATGAATTAGCAAAATTCTACGCTGAGTTGCTCAAATGGGAAATACCATTTCATAATGAGGAATGGGCGTGCGTAGGTGCTCCGGGAAGGAGCCAGGGTGCTTATCCTGGTATATTGTTTCAACAGAATTCAGCGTATGAACCGCCTGTGTGGCCGGAAGTACCTGAGGCGCAACAGCAAATGGCACATATGGACTTTGCAGTTAATGATTTAGAAAAAGCAGTTCAATATGCAATTCGTTGTGGGGCAACAATGGCAGATGAGCAGTTTTCTGATGATTGGAGAGTTATGTTTGACCCCGCCGGACACCCGTTTTGTTTATGTCAAATGGAATCGGTCATAGAGAGTCCTCATTTTGCATTATTATAAGTGAGTAGTATAATACGGTATGAAGCTTATTGCGGTTGTGTGAGAGGTTGGAGTTTAATAAGTGAGTAATAACAGAAACTGGACAGTCTTATTTATTGGTGGACCTTCGGGAACGGGGAAATCAAGTATAGCTTATGAAATTGCTCGATTCTATGGTGTGAATGTCTTGGAAGTAGATGATATACACCTATCCATAGAAACAGTTACAACAAAGGAAAGCTTTCCTGCAATACATTATTGGAATACCGGTGTAGATTGGAAAGATATCGGAGTTGATGGCAATGTAAACTGGTTGATTGATGTAAGCAAAGAAATGATTCCTGTATTGAAAGAGCTTGTAAATAGACATATTGAAGATAAATTACCTATCATTATTGAGGGCGATTTTATTTATCCCGAATTTACAATGTCTTTCGAGAATCCGGAAGTAAAATCAATTTTTGTGAATGAATCGGATATAAATCAAATATTGCAGAATTATTTATCGAGAGAAGGCGGCGATTTACAAAATTACAGGGCCGAAATAAGCGTTGCATACGGGAAGTGGATAGCAGATACTTGTAATCAGAACAGTATTAGATTGATGGAGTCAAGGCCTTGGGATACTGCTTTAACGAGAGCCATAAAAAGTTTGTTGTGATGCAAATTTAAATGAAGGATTATTTATTTTCCCGAACTATAGCCATTGGGTGATATGGAGTATTTTGGTACAGAATAAAAAATAGCTAAAATCTAAGAGGGAGGGATTTATGAAAACAGCAGATCAGATTTTTGATTTTATTGGGAGGCAGAAAGTGGCCTTTATTGCTTCAGTAGATGATGATGGGTTTCCCAATATGAAAGCTATGCTGATGCCGCGTAAGATTGACGGTAATTGCTTCTATTTTTCTACTAATACATCTTCTATGCGCGTAGAGCAGTATAGAAAGAATGAGAAGGCTAGCGTTTATTTCTTTAACAAGGGACGTTTTCGTTACGAAGGTGTCATGCTTATTGGTACAATGGAGGTGTTAGAAGACCCCCAGATAAAAGAGGAAATTTGGCGGACAGGTGACACAATGTTTTATAGAAAAGGAATAAACGATCCTGATTATTGTGTTCTAAAGTTTACGGCCAGTAAAGGAAGGCATTACTGCAATCTGAAAACGGAAAGCTTTGAGTTATAAATATTAAAATTTACATGGAAAAACAGACGGTGGACTAATTTATATTTATTATTGGTCAATGATAGGGGGATTTCTGATGAATATAAGGCAAGCGACTATAGACGATTTCAGTATGGTCAAATGCATTACTTGTGAAACAATAAAAGCAATATATCCCCATTACTATCCTGAAGGAGCAGTAGATTTCTTTCTGGATCATCATAGCGATAAAAATATCTTGGATGATATTGAGTCGAACAGAATTTATATGCTTGAAAAAGGAAATACGATGGTCGGCACGACTACTATAAAAGGTAATGAGATATGCCGCCTATTTGTACTACCGGAATATCAAGGTAAAGGATACGGAAAGGCATTGCTCAACTTTTCAGAGCAAATAATTTTCGGACAAAATGCGACTGTTCGCTTGGATGCTTCCTTGCCTGCAAAAGAAATGTACATGAAATGCGGATACAGGTACCGCTCATCTCATTCGTTGCGCACTGACAGAGATGATTTTTTATGTTATGACGTTTTGGAAAAAACAGGCGGTGCATCTATGGTAAAAATCAACCTCAATGGCAAGCGGTTTGTTCCTAAAGTAAATAGCGCAAATGGTGAGGTTAACGAACAGACAGTTTTCAATTATTTTCAGCAAGAAAATGTGATTTGGGCTGACTATACCGGCGGTGGTATTTTTCGTGGGTACTTAATCGGTACTATGGCAGATAATGGAGAGTTGGATTTTTACTATCAACATATAAACAGCAGTGGCCAACTTAGAATCGGGAAATGCCATAGCATTCCCAACATGTTAGACAATGGTAAATTGGAACTTGAGGAACAATGGCAGTGGCTTGACGGTAATAATTCAACTGGCTCATCAACCATCATTGAGTTGTGAAGACATAATAAACAAAATGGGTAGAACATAAAGTTATAGATATATGGCGGTATTATTTTGTTGTACTGGGGAATGGATTTTGAGAAAATAATAAAATAAATGCAGATAATATCCGGTGAGGTGAAAAATGACTGGGGTTTATTTCGTAAGGCATGCGGAACCAAATTATATGAATCATAACGATGAGCTGCGGGAACTTACAGAGAAAGGCTTGTCAGACAGGAAGCTTGTTACGGATTTTCTGAAAGACAAAAGTATCGATGTAGTTTTATCCAGTCCATATAAACGTTCTATTGATACTGTAAAAGATTTTGCAGACAAATATGGTCATCAAGTAGTAACTGTTTCTGATTTCAGAGAAAGAAAAATTGACAGTGTTTGGATTGATGACTTTACTGCATTCTGCCAACGACAATGGATAGATTTCGATTACAAACTTACCGATGGGGAGACATTGAGAGAGGTACAAGCCAGGAATATCAATGCGCTGAAATGGGTTCTGAAAGAATATAGAAATAAAAATATCGTTGTCGGCAGCCATGGTACTGCGCTGAGTACAATTATTAATTACTATGATGCTTCTTTCGGGTATTCCTCTTTTAATAATATTAAAGGACTTATGCCTTGGATTGTAAAATTTACATTTGAGGAGGATTCCTTGCAAAGCATTGAGATACTTGATGTTTTTGCATAGATAGTCTGTATAATTTTGGGTAAAAATATTCTGCTTGAATGAGCTATAACGATATGTTATTCTGGTGGTGATAAAGTGGACAGTTATTATATATCCAAATCGGGGTATATTAAAGTTAAACTAAAATTAAAGGAGGATTTATCTATGAACAAATACGTTTTTAATGATTATTTTCATGAGCCTCAGGGCAAAATCGCTAAGCGGATGATATTTAAGAGCGATAATGTAATCGCCTTTGTTCTAAACATTGCAAAAGGGGAAATACTGCCGGGACACACGCATTTGGAGTCAACTCTTTTCCTGCAGGTTATGGAGGGTAATGCCAAGGTTGTCACGGATGGCAATGAAACCTTATTGCAGGTAGGCGAGTTAATGCAGGTTGATGGTCAGGAAAGCTTGCAGGTTATAAATATCGGTGAAGATGTCCTGCGCCTTTACGTAACAATTTCACCAATGGGTTCAGAGGCCTTTGCAACGGATGCAAATGTATAATATTGATAAAATATTATAATGAGTTATCTTTATACTTGCCATGTGAAGAACTTTGTTCACCATTTACAGAGAAAAACAGACAGATTTCGATAGTAAATTTGTCTGTTTTCTTTTTCTGTCGTTATTCGTTTTCACGGATTTGAAGGAATAATTTGTCGAAAGGCCGTGGGATATTAGGAATAAGGAGAAACTGATGGAGCAGTTTTGATCCAAGAGTTATTATATAATGGAGGTCCCATTGAAAAAGATTATCGTTACCATAGTAACATCATTTATCCTGTTCATAGGATTCGCAACACCAGTTTATGCGTTATCGGACGCACAATCTGTGGCAATACAAAAGTTGCTGGATGATGCCTGTCGTATATCAGGCGTACCGGGCATGTCAATTTCTATAATTTCTGGAGATAAAACGTTGTACTTTTCCTCTGGCTACGCAGATCGTGAGAAAGGGTTGCCTGCGAATGAAAATACTCTGTATGAACTGGCTTCGGTTAGCAAGGCTTTTACCGGTGCAGGTATTTTACTGTTAGAGGAGCAGGGATTATTGTCCATGAACGACCCTGTTAATAAATATTTACCTTGGCTTACTGTGGAGTATAAGGGGATGCCCGTTAATATGCAGAGCCTTACACTTAATCATTTTTTGCATCATACCAGCGGCTTGACAAATCGAAAGCATATCCAAAGTATCCCGCAGGGCAGTACGCCGGACATGTTGCACAAAACTGTGGAAACATTGGTGGATACGGAACTGGAATTTCTTCCCGGTGAACAATATAAGTATGGAACTATTAACTATGATGTATTAGGGTTGGTTATTGAAGTGGTGTCAGGTCAAAGTTATGAAAGTTTTATGACGGAGCAGGTATTTCGCCCCTTGGGCTTATATCATACTTACGCTTATAAAGAAGAGGCACTGGCAACCGGGCAACTGGCACAAGGCTATCGATCTTCTTTTTTTATAACAAGCCCGTATGATGCTCCGAATTATGCCGGTAACAAACCTGCGGGATATATCATGTCCTGTACAAAGGATATGGCACGTTGGATGAACATACAGATGGGTGTTGTACAGGATATCCCCGAGGTGTTTAAAGCAGTTATCCAAAAATCACATAACGGAAACATATCTGTTCCGGATATTGACGGAATGTATTATGGGGCAGGATGGTCGGTAAATGCTGATAAAACAATTATTGAGCATTCGGGTAATAATCCAAATTTTTCAACCGAAGTGGTGATACTGCCAAGTGAGCATACAGCCCTTTGCTTATTGACCAATGGTGCTAATACTAATATAGCTTTGGTTAAAAGCATTAAAGATATATTGGATGGCAATCTAACGCAGTCATATAAGATAAGCATTATACAGCTTTGGGACATCATTCTTTCGTCCGCGACAATTATTATTAGTTTGCTGGCTATCATATTCTTTCTTTTGGGATTACGCAGAAAGAAGTTAAGTAAGCAGCAGGCAGTTTCTAAAAAGAGAGTATTCAGTACCGTTGTTTGGCTAACAGCTACTGTTGTCATGTGTATTATGTGTTTTGTGCTTCCGATGTTCATCGGATATGATTGGCCAACATTACTTGTTTGGCAAACATACAGTCTTCTTACAGGTATGATAACATTGGCGCTATTAACTGCATCTATTACATACTTTTCTTACTGTCTAAAAAGAAAGTGATGATTATTGCCGGAATGCATGATATTATGAATTCAAAGTTTATTGCATCAATCAGCTAATAATTTGTCGAATGCTCATAATAGGGATATAAGGAGAATAGTTAATACAATGGATTCAATTATCAAATACGGTTGGTACGCCTTGTTGGTTGTTGTCGTCGGAGAAATGCTTGTACCAATTATCCTTGCGCCATTTTATAAAGGATATAGCCATACTACTATGGCAATCAGTACATTGGGGAATCGAAACAGCCCTGTCAGGTTACCGTTCAATTTGTGGATGCTGCTTGCAGGTATATTGTTTTTTGCAGCTATCCCTGCGATATATAACGCTTATTATCAGGTGTCGAAATCTCTAACCTTGGGATCTGTTTTATGTATTGGGATCTTCGCCGTGGGGGCGTGTATATTTACCTGTTTTTTCAGTGTTAACGAAACAAAGGATGTGGTTACTGTCGCCTCAAAGATACATGGTGCCGGCTCGGCCGTTGGCTTTATGTTGTTTTTGTTTGTACCGTTATTTTTGGCTATACTCTCGTTTAAGGCCAATGATAAAGTAGCCGGAATAATAGCTGCTATTTCCTTCGTGCTTGGCCTGTTGTTCTTTGTATTATTTATCATGGCAGATAAACCGGAATTCCAACGGACAATAGTAGCTAAAGAAGGTCTGTGGCAACGAATGAATTTGTTGTTTATGTACCTGCCGCTGGGATATATTGCGGTAAGAAATATTTTTGGGAGGTAAGATATGAGGTGAAAAAGGTGAAAACTCTAAGGTGTAATTATGAAATGTTGAATCCCACTATTGTTTCCGGTGACAATTGTTATGTAATTGATGAGAAAGGCAGAAAATATCTGGATTTCGAATCCGGGGTCTGGTGTACCGCATTAGGCCATAATAATGCACAGGTAAATGAAGCCATAATAAATCAGTTGAAGGATATTAGCCATACTGGTTATAGATATACAACAAAAGTTGTTGATGAGGCAGCGGAAAAAGTTCTTGAATTGCTTCATTTTAATGAAGGAAAATGTGTTTTTCTCAGTTCAGGCAGCGAAGCTGTGGAGTTTGGGGTTCAATTAGCTAAAAGAATTATGGGAAAGCCCTGTTTTCTTTGCCTGAATAATTATTTTTTATCCTCCTATGGTATTTCTGCAATGCGAAGCGGGGAAGAATGGATTTCTCTTGATTTATCAGAATATAATGGCAATATAGATGATTTGTTAAAAGATATCCCCTTTGACAGAATAGGGGCATTTGTCTTTGAACCGGGTAATGCTTCGGGTACGGTTAAACTGCCTCCAAAAGAAGTGGTTAAGAAGATTGCGGATAAAGTACAATCAAATGGAGGAATTATTGTTGTTGACGAGGTAACTACGGGAACCGGAAGAACGGGGAAATGGTTTGGATTTGAACATTATGATATCTGTCCTGATATTATTTCAATGGGAAAAGGCATTGGGAATGGGTATCCTGTCAGTGTTATTGCGTTATCAAAGCAGGTAGCGGATGCCGCTGAAAAATCTGGCTTTAAGTATGCCCAATCACACCAAAACGATCCTTTGGGCTGTGCTGTCGTCAAAGCAGTTGTTTCCATTATCCAGAATAACAATCTTATACAAAGAGCTTCGGAAATGGGGGCTGTTCTTAGCTCTGAACTTAGATCTTTGTCAAAAAGGCATGAATGCATTCAGGAAGTTCGTGGAATTGGACTGATGATGGCAATTGAGTTTAATAAGGATAATAATTTCCCGTTGGAAAAAATACATAGAGATTTATTTGACGCAGGTTATATTACAGGTTTCCATGCTGTTGCCAATTTATTAAGATTTTATCCGCCGCTTACCATTGAAGAAGTACAAATTAAAAGTATGGTAAGTGCTCTTGATGAAATATTGCTTAGATATGAAAAATGGGGATAAATGAATAGAGAAATCTAGCATTATGAATTTAGCGCTTACTATATCAAACAGACAAATAGGAATCATGGAGGTGCGAAAATGGAATGTAGTACCCGTTCTTGGAAAGTAGAAGATGCCGGCGATCTTGCGGTAGCTTTAAATAACAAAAAAATACTGGATAACTTAAGAGATGGTTTGCCAT encodes:
- a CDS encoding penicillin-binding transpeptidase domain-containing protein — its product is MKIETDNTNIALYGKTGMGKKDGKCVDAWFVGFFESEGETIYFAVRLDDPENTTVTSTAAKEIAMDVIFNEQITLNF
- a CDS encoding helix-turn-helix transcriptional regulator, encoding MISKKNIESYQGISLSRGDDFLYIPPNVLLQPYISCYTITFPTNMPDKYTILPSASSTMVISVSDQTIISTLRGVNTKICNVGEHANKMKFLLLIEFHSGCLFPLIRADQSEFVDLSFELSAIDRPLMEAIENELLKSESIEALVVSLDKIFLDRLTDCCERKTVTAIKKKILTHNGNIGVRELSTEFFYSEKHIRRLFLQHIGTSPKTFARIVRVNYALQLLQNTNMRFAEIAAHTGFFDQSHFIHDFTLICGLTPQQYMQGMSVFYNDNYKF
- a CDS encoding VOC family protein, whose amino-acid sequence is MPYLRFNGNCEEAFNFYANAFGGRITALSRLNDDPDNPVMHAMVTLTESGGGISGGDTDEAVLISGMSILVLFPSREKIEEIIPKLAEGGTLVHGFMPHPPPDDNGGGAEVLDKYGYTWFLCS
- a CDS encoding flavodoxin family protein, which codes for MAEELYPYDKDTTVFCSQPAVRHCVGCFGCWIKTPGQCVINDRAREFCHAIPRHDELIIISKLTFGGLSADIKAVLDRSIGYMLPFFRIVEGEMHHVQRFPSSPSFTYHFYQAAGKTEQKQTAQKLAAANALNFGAPEVRVHFHDDNLPGKEVFI
- a CDS encoding VOC family protein; its protein translation is MNDELKIKMYSFTMDCKDPYELAKFYAELLKWEIPFHNEEWACVGAPGRSQGAYPGILFQQNSAYEPPVWPEVPEAQQQMAHMDFAVNDLEKAVQYAIRCGATMADEQFSDDWRVMFDPAGHPFCLCQMESVIESPHFALL
- a CDS encoding pyridoxamine 5'-phosphate oxidase family protein — translated: MKTADQIFDFIGRQKVAFIASVDDDGFPNMKAMLMPRKIDGNCFYFSTNTSSMRVEQYRKNEKASVYFFNKGRFRYEGVMLIGTMEVLEDPQIKEEIWRTGDTMFYRKGINDPDYCVLKFTASKGRHYCNLKTESFEL
- a CDS encoding GNAT family N-acetyltransferase, whose protein sequence is MNIRQATIDDFSMVKCITCETIKAIYPHYYPEGAVDFFLDHHSDKNILDDIESNRIYMLEKGNTMVGTTTIKGNEICRLFVLPEYQGKGYGKALLNFSEQIIFGQNATVRLDASLPAKEMYMKCGYRYRSSHSLRTDRDDFLCYDVLEKTGGASMVKINLNGKRFVPKVNSANGEVNEQTVFNYFQQENVIWADYTGGGIFRGYLIGTMADNGELDFYYQHINSSGQLRIGKCHSIPNMLDNGKLELEEQWQWLDGNNSTGSSTIIEL
- a CDS encoding histidine phosphatase family protein, which gives rise to MTGVYFVRHAEPNYMNHNDELRELTEKGLSDRKLVTDFLKDKSIDVVLSSPYKRSIDTVKDFADKYGHQVVTVSDFRERKIDSVWIDDFTAFCQRQWIDFDYKLTDGETLREVQARNINALKWVLKEYRNKNIVVGSHGTALSTIINYYDASFGYSSFNNIKGLMPWIVKFTFEEDSLQSIEILDVFA
- a CDS encoding cupin domain-containing protein, which codes for MNKYVFNDYFHEPQGKIAKRMIFKSDNVIAFVLNIAKGEILPGHTHLESTLFLQVMEGNAKVVTDGNETLLQVGELMQVDGQESLQVINIGEDVLRLYVTISPMGSEAFATDANV
- a CDS encoding serine hydrolase domain-containing protein — protein: MKKIIVTIVTSFILFIGFATPVYALSDAQSVAIQKLLDDACRISGVPGMSISIISGDKTLYFSSGYADREKGLPANENTLYELASVSKAFTGAGILLLEEQGLLSMNDPVNKYLPWLTVEYKGMPVNMQSLTLNHFLHHTSGLTNRKHIQSIPQGSTPDMLHKTVETLVDTELEFLPGEQYKYGTINYDVLGLVIEVVSGQSYESFMTEQVFRPLGLYHTYAYKEEALATGQLAQGYRSSFFITSPYDAPNYAGNKPAGYIMSCTKDMARWMNIQMGVVQDIPEVFKAVIQKSHNGNISVPDIDGMYYGAGWSVNADKTIIEHSGNNPNFSTEVVILPSEHTALCLLTNGANTNIALVKSIKDILDGNLTQSYKISIIQLWDIILSSATIIISLLAIIFFLLGLRRKKLSKQQAVSKKRVFSTVVWLTATVVMCIMCFVLPMFIGYDWPTLLVWQTYSLLTGMITLALLTASITYFSYCLKRK
- a CDS encoding DUF998 domain-containing protein, yielding MDSIIKYGWYALLVVVVGEMLVPIILAPFYKGYSHTTMAISTLGNRNSPVRLPFNLWMLLAGILFFAAIPAIYNAYYQVSKSLTLGSVLCIGIFAVGACIFTCFFSVNETKDVVTVASKIHGAGSAVGFMLFLFVPLFLAILSFKANDKVAGIIAAISFVLGLLFFVLFIMADKPEFQRTIVAKEGLWQRMNLLFMYLPLGYIAVRNIFGR
- a CDS encoding class-III pyridoxal-phosphate-dependent aminotransferase, with the protein product MKKVKTLRCNYEMLNPTIVSGDNCYVIDEKGRKYLDFESGVWCTALGHNNAQVNEAIINQLKDISHTGYRYTTKVVDEAAEKVLELLHFNEGKCVFLSSGSEAVEFGVQLAKRIMGKPCFLCLNNYFLSSYGISAMRSGEEWISLDLSEYNGNIDDLLKDIPFDRIGAFVFEPGNASGTVKLPPKEVVKKIADKVQSNGGIIVVDEVTTGTGRTGKWFGFEHYDICPDIISMGKGIGNGYPVSVIALSKQVADAAEKSGFKYAQSHQNDPLGCAVVKAVVSIIQNNNLIQRASEMGAVLSSELRSLSKRHECIQEVRGIGLMMAIEFNKDNNFPLEKIHRDLFDAGYITGFHAVANLLRFYPPLTIEEVQIKSMVSALDEILLRYEKWG